A single window of Anopheles moucheti chromosome 2, idAnoMoucSN_F20_07, whole genome shotgun sequence DNA harbors:
- the LOC128299254 gene encoding DNA replication licensing factor Mcm2-like, with amino-acid sequence FPVSIDEFDPMQDKHLAEFVVASHIKNHPSNVDETPVSQAQDTMQIPQDLLKKYIVYAKENVHPKLSNMDQDKIDSWPINDARRAGDGAGKVATIRKPLWSG; translated from the coding sequence TTTCCCGTTTCGATCGATGAGTTCGATCCGATGCAGGATAAGCATTTGGCTGAATTTGTGGTTGCATCGCACATCAAGAACCATCCATCGAACGTGGATGAAACTCCGGTCTCGCAGGCGCAGGACACGATGCAGATACCGCAGGATCTGCTGAAGAAGTATATCGTGTACGCGAAGGAAAATGTACACCCCAAGCTATCTAACATGGACCAGGACAAGATCGACAGCTGGCCTATCAACGATGCAAGGAGGGCGGGCGACGGGGCAGGGAAAGTGGCGACCATCCGCAAACCACTGTGGTCGGGGTAA
- the LOC128309840 gene encoding zinc finger CCHC domain-containing protein 10-like: MHLGAQKLALKQKEAKLAAAFPKGIRCQKCLEYGHWSYECQGKRKYLHRSSRTQVLKKNLNKIGAKNGDSASGKESSEAIKSTSKSSEEKKKNSATDSSDSSDESDSSSGSSTSSSSSSSDSGSSSGSTSGSGSSSNSSSSSDSSSSDDEKSSSEDDRVKKKARLIKRKKPTNGSRKSESVKKTKDSRKDAPKCKGTKDESSSSSSDSSSSSSSSSSSDSSSSSDSSASEKERKRRRKRRKQGE; this comes from the exons ATGCATTTAGGTGCGCAAAAGCTAGCTCTTAAGCAAAA aGAAGCAAAACTGGCCGCAGCTTTTCCCAAAGGGATACGATGCCAGAAATGTCTGGAATATGGCCACTGGAGCTATGAATGCCAGGGCAAGCGCAAGTATCTTCATCGTTCATCCCGTACTCAGGTGCTGAAAAAGAATCTGAACAAAATCGGTGCAAAAAA TGGTGATTCAGCATCGGGAAAAGAGTCATCTGAAGCAATAAAAAGCACCAGCAAGTCCTCCgaggagaaaaagaaaaattctgCAACCGATTCATCGGATAGCAGTGATGAGAGCGATAGTAGCAGTGGTAGCAGCACCAGTAGCAGCTCTAGCAGCAGCGATTCCGGCAGTAGCAGCGGAAGCACCAGCGGTAGTGGAAGTTCCTctaacagcagcagctcgaGTGATAGCAGCAGTAGTGACGATGAAAAGTCCTCCTCGGAGGACGATAGAGTGAAGAAAAAGGCCCGATTAATTAAGAGAAAGAAGCCCACCAACGGTAGTCGGAAATCGGAAAGCGTAAAAAAGACAAAGGATAGCAGAAAAGACGCCCCGAAGTGTAAGGGAACGAAGGACGAAAGTAGCAGTAGCTCTAGTgatagtagtagcagcagcagtagcagtagcagtagcgaTAGTAGCAGTTCCAGCGATTCATCCGCATCGGAGAAGGAGCGAAAAAGAAGGAGGAAACGCCGCAAGCAAGGCGAATAG